A part of Ziziphus jujuba cultivar Dongzao chromosome 8, ASM3175591v1 genomic DNA contains:
- the LOC107413416 gene encoding pumilio homolog 1 isoform X1 — MVTDTYTKMMSEISMRSMLKNSDYGEDLSMLIREQRRQQEASEREKELNLYRSGSAPPTVEGSLNAVGGLFDASMLSGFKKDGGKGFVTEEELRSDPVYVNYYYSNVNLNPRLPPPLLSKEDWRFAQRLQGGGGGGGGGGSSAVGGIGDRRKVGKSSGEGGNANRSLFSVQPGVTGKEETEVESRKGAAEWGVDGLIGLPGLGLGRQKSIAEIIQDDMSHAKSVSRHPSRPASRNAFEDGLESSEAQFAHLHHDLGSIDALRSSGNKQGMPAAQSIGASASHTYASALGASLSRSTTPDPQLVARAPSPRIPPVGGGRATSMERRSVGSQNSFNGVSPNIGESEDLVAALSGMNLSTNGMIDEENQARSQIQNEIDNSHNLFNLQGDQNHINKNSYLNKSESGHYHMHSFPQSAKGSYQNMGKSSGVGMELNNSSLMFDEQVELHKSVVSSANSYLKGPSTPTLNGRGSSTAHYQNVENTNSSFSSYGLGGYGVSPPSPSVMGSPLGSGSLPPLFENAAAAASVMGGVDSGAFGGGLALGPNMLAVAAELQNMGRVGNHGAGNALQVPLMDPLYMQYLRSNEYAASLNDPTMEREGMGNTYMDLFELQKAYLGTLLSPQKSQFGVPYIGKSGSMNHGYYGNPAFGLGMSYPGSPLGGPLLPNLSVASGSPVRHSERNLRFSSGMRNLSGGLMGGWHSEAGGNLDESFPSSLLDEFKSNKTKCFELSEIAGHVVEFSADQYGSRFIQQKLETATTEEKNMVFNEIMPQALSLMTDVFGNYVIQKFFEHGTASQIRELADQLTGHVLTLSLQMYGCRVIQKAIEVVDLDQQTKMVAELDGHIMRCVRDQNGNHVIQKCIECVPEDAIQFIVSTFYDQVVTLSTHPYGCRVIQRVLEHCHDPKTQHIMMDEILLSVCMLAQDQYGNYVVQHVLEHGKPHERTAIIKKLTGQIVQMSQQKFASNVIEKCLTFGTPIERQTLVNEMLGSTDENEPLQVMMKDQFANYVVQKVLETCDDQQLELILNRIKVHLNALKKYTYGKHIVARVEKLVAAGERRISILTPHATA, encoded by the exons AGTTGAAGGTTCTTTGAACGCTGTTGGGGGGTTGTTCGATGCCTCTATGCTTTCGGGTTTCAAGAAAGATGGTGGGAAAGGGTTCGTGACAGAAGAGGAGCTTCGTTCGGATCCCGTTTATGTGAATTATTACTATTCCAATGTAAATCTCAACCCGCGGCTTCCTCCTCCGCTGCTTTCCAAGGAAGACTGGCGTTTTGCACAGCGATTgcaaggtggtggtggtggcggcggTGGCGGTGGCAGTTCGGCGGTGGGAGGCATTGGGGATAGGAGGAAGGTTGGTAAAAGTAGTGGTGAAGGTGGGAATGCAAATAGGTCGCTTTTTTCGGTGCAACCGGGGGTTACAGGGAAGGAGGAAACTGAAGTGGAGTCAAGGAAAGGTGCAGCTGAGTGGGGCGTTGATGGGTTGATTGGGTTACCTGGGTTGGGACTTGGGAGGCAGAAGAGTATTGCTGAGATCATTCAG GATGATATGAGTCATGCAAAGTCTGTCTCAAGGCATCCTTCTCGTCCAGCCAGTCGCAATGCATTTGAGGATGGTCTTGAATCTTCAGAAGCGCAGTTTGCTCATCTGCATCATGATTTGGGATCTATTGATGCTTTGCGCTCTAGTGGAAATAAGCAGGGTATGCCTGCTGCCCAAAGCATTGGTGCATCAGCTTCTCATACTTATGCATCTGCATTAGGTGCTTCCCTGTCAAGAAGCACCACACCTGACCCTCAGCTTGTAGCTAGGGCTCCCAGTCCTCGCATTCCACCTGTTGGAGGAGGGAGGGCTACCTCTATGGAAAGAAGAAGTGTTGGTAGTCAAAACTCATTCAATGGTGTCTCACCTAATATTGGTGAATCTGAAGATCTGGTAGCTGCTTTATCTGGTATGAATCTGTCAACAAATGGAATGATAGATGAAGAGAACCAAGCACGCTCTCAAATTCAAAATGAGATTGATAACAGCCATAACCTCTTCAATTTGCAAGGTGATCAAAATCATATCAATAAGAATTCATATTTAAACAAGTCTGAGTCAGGGCATTATCACATGCATTCTTTTCCCCAGTCAGCTAAAGGCTCTTACCAAAATATGGGTAAAAGCAGTGGGGTTGGGATGGAACTGAACAACTCTTCCTTGATGTTTGATGAACAAGTGGAACTTCACAAATCTGTTGTCTCTTCTGCTAACTCATACTTGAAGGGACCCTCTACTCCAACTCTTAATGGCAGAGGAAGCTCGACCGCCCACTATCAAAATGTAGAAAATACTAATTCTTCATTTTCAAGCTATGGTCTAGGTGGGTATGGTGTTAGTCCTCCATCTCCATCTGTGATGGGAAGTCCGCTCGGGAGCGGTAGTTTACCACCCTTATTTGAaaatgctgctgctgctgcatcTGTAATGGGTGGTGTGGACTCTGGAGCATTTGGAGGAGGCTTGGCTTTAGGCCCTAATATGTTGGCTGTAGCAGCTGAACTGCAGAATATGGGCAGAGTGGGAAATCACGGTGCAGGGAATGCTCTTCAGGTGCCACTGATGGACCCATTGTATATGCAGTACTTGAGATCAAATGAGTATGCTGCTAGTCTTAATGACCCCACAATGGAAAGGGAAGGCATGGGTAATACGTATATGGATTTATTTGAACTCCAGAAAGCTTATCTTGGCACATTACTTTCCCCTCAGAAATCACAATTTGGTGTTCCTTATATTGGTAAGTCTGGGAGCATGAATCATGGTTATTATGGAAATCCAGCATTTGGTCTTGGGATGTCCTATCCTGGAAGCCCATTGGGTGGTCCCCTTCTTCCGAACTTGTCTGTTGCATCAGGTAGTCCTGTTAGGCACAGTGAACGCAATTTGCGCTTTTCTTCTGGAATGAGGAACTTGTCGGGAGGCCTTATGGGAGGTTGGCACTCAGAAGCTGGTGGAAACTTGGATGAAAGTTTTCCCTCCTCTTTGCTAGATGAATTCAAAAGCAATAAAACTAAATGTTTTGAACTCTCAGAAATTGCTGGCCATGTTGTTGAGTTCAG TGCTGATCAATATGGGAGTCGTTTTATTCAACAAAAGCTTGAAACTGCCACAACAGAAGAGAAGAACATGGTTTTCAATGAAATTATGCCCCAGGCCCTTTCTCTAATGACTGATGTGTTTGGTAATTATGTAATCCAAAAG TTTTTTGAGCATGGAACTGCATCCCAAATAAGAGAATTGGCTGACCAGCTCACTGGGCATGTGCTGACTCTTAGCCTTCAAATGTATGGCTGCCGAGTGATCCAGAAG GCTATAGAAGTTGTCGATCTGGACCAGCAGACTAAAATGGTTGCTGAACTAGATGGTCATATTATGCGCTGCGTACGTGATCAAAATGGGAATCATGTCATCCAGAAGTGTATTGAATGTGTGCCTGAAGATGCCATCCAGTTTATTGTTTCAACTTTTTATGATCAAGTTGTTACGCTGTCAACTCATCCATATGGCTGTCGTGTCATACAG AGAGTCTTGGAGCACTGTCATGACCCCAAAACGCAGCATATAATGATGGATGAGATTTTGCTGTCTGTTTGCATGTTAGCACAAGACCAGTATGGAAATTATGTCGTTCAG CATGTGCTGGAGCATGGAAAGCCACACGAACGTACAGctataattaagaaattaacTGGGCAGATTGTTCAAATGAGCCAGCAGAAATTTGCCTCAAATGTCATAGAAAAATGTTTAACTTTTGGAACTCCTATTGAACGCCAGACCCTTGTGAATGAGATGCTTGGTTCTACTGATGAAAATGAGCCCCTTCAG GTGATGATGAAGGATCAGTTCGCAAATTATGTTGTACAGAAAGTGCTGGAAACTTGTGATGATCAGCAACTTGAACTAATCCTTAATCGCATAAAGGTTCATCTGAATGCTTTAAAGAAGTATACTTACGGGAAGCATATAGTTGCACGTGTAGAAAAACTTGTTGCTGCTGGGG AGAGGAGGATTAGCATTCTGACGCCACATGCTACTGCATAG
- the LOC107413416 gene encoding pumilio homolog 1 isoform X2: MVTDTYTKMMSEISMRSMLKNSDYGEDLSMLIREQRRQQEASEREKELNLYRSGSAPPTVEGSLNAVGGLFDASMLSGFKKDGGKGFVTEEELRSDPVYVNYYYSNVNLNPRLPPPLLSKEDWRFAQRLQGGGGGGGGGGSSAVGGIGDRRKVGKSSGEGGNANRSLFSVQPGVTGKEETEVESRKGAAEWGVDGLIGLPGLGLGRQKSIAEIIQDDMSHAKSVSRHPSRPASRNAFEDGLESSEAQFAHLHHDLGSIDALRSSGNKQGMPAAQSIGASASHTYASALGASLSRSTTPDPQLVARAPSPRIPPVGGGRATSMERRSVGSQNSFNGVSPNIGESEDLVAALSGMNLSTNGMIDEENQARSQIQNEIDNSHNLFNLQGDQNHINKNSYLNKSESGHYHMHSFPQSAKGSYQNMGKSSGVGMELNNSSLMFDEQVELHKSVVSSANSYLKGPSTPTLNGRGSSTAHYQNVENTNSSFSSYGLGGYGVSPPSPSVMGSPLGSGSLPPLFENAAAAASVMGGVDSGAFGGGLALGPNMLAVAAELQNMGRVGNHGAGNALQVPLMDPLYMQYLRSNEYAASLNDPTMEREGMGNTYMDLFELQKAYLGTLLSPQKSQFGVPYIGKSGSMNHGYYGNPAFGLGMSYPGSPLGGPLLPNLSVASGSPVRHSERNLRFSSGMRNLSGGLMGGWHSEAGGNLDESFPSSLLDEFKSNKTKCFELSEIAGHVVEFSADQYGSRFIQQKLETATTEEKNMVFNEIMPQALSLMTDVFGNYVIQKFFEHGTASQIRELADQLTGHVLTLSLQMYGCRVIQKAIEVVDLDQQTKMVAELDGHIMRCVRDQNGNHVIQKCIECVPEDAIQFIVSTFYDQVVTLSTHPYGCRVIQRVLEHCHDPKTQHIMMDEILLSVCMLAQDQYGNYVVQNPLGQVDDGSGFLLSNSLVI; encoded by the exons AGTTGAAGGTTCTTTGAACGCTGTTGGGGGGTTGTTCGATGCCTCTATGCTTTCGGGTTTCAAGAAAGATGGTGGGAAAGGGTTCGTGACAGAAGAGGAGCTTCGTTCGGATCCCGTTTATGTGAATTATTACTATTCCAATGTAAATCTCAACCCGCGGCTTCCTCCTCCGCTGCTTTCCAAGGAAGACTGGCGTTTTGCACAGCGATTgcaaggtggtggtggtggcggcggTGGCGGTGGCAGTTCGGCGGTGGGAGGCATTGGGGATAGGAGGAAGGTTGGTAAAAGTAGTGGTGAAGGTGGGAATGCAAATAGGTCGCTTTTTTCGGTGCAACCGGGGGTTACAGGGAAGGAGGAAACTGAAGTGGAGTCAAGGAAAGGTGCAGCTGAGTGGGGCGTTGATGGGTTGATTGGGTTACCTGGGTTGGGACTTGGGAGGCAGAAGAGTATTGCTGAGATCATTCAG GATGATATGAGTCATGCAAAGTCTGTCTCAAGGCATCCTTCTCGTCCAGCCAGTCGCAATGCATTTGAGGATGGTCTTGAATCTTCAGAAGCGCAGTTTGCTCATCTGCATCATGATTTGGGATCTATTGATGCTTTGCGCTCTAGTGGAAATAAGCAGGGTATGCCTGCTGCCCAAAGCATTGGTGCATCAGCTTCTCATACTTATGCATCTGCATTAGGTGCTTCCCTGTCAAGAAGCACCACACCTGACCCTCAGCTTGTAGCTAGGGCTCCCAGTCCTCGCATTCCACCTGTTGGAGGAGGGAGGGCTACCTCTATGGAAAGAAGAAGTGTTGGTAGTCAAAACTCATTCAATGGTGTCTCACCTAATATTGGTGAATCTGAAGATCTGGTAGCTGCTTTATCTGGTATGAATCTGTCAACAAATGGAATGATAGATGAAGAGAACCAAGCACGCTCTCAAATTCAAAATGAGATTGATAACAGCCATAACCTCTTCAATTTGCAAGGTGATCAAAATCATATCAATAAGAATTCATATTTAAACAAGTCTGAGTCAGGGCATTATCACATGCATTCTTTTCCCCAGTCAGCTAAAGGCTCTTACCAAAATATGGGTAAAAGCAGTGGGGTTGGGATGGAACTGAACAACTCTTCCTTGATGTTTGATGAACAAGTGGAACTTCACAAATCTGTTGTCTCTTCTGCTAACTCATACTTGAAGGGACCCTCTACTCCAACTCTTAATGGCAGAGGAAGCTCGACCGCCCACTATCAAAATGTAGAAAATACTAATTCTTCATTTTCAAGCTATGGTCTAGGTGGGTATGGTGTTAGTCCTCCATCTCCATCTGTGATGGGAAGTCCGCTCGGGAGCGGTAGTTTACCACCCTTATTTGAaaatgctgctgctgctgcatcTGTAATGGGTGGTGTGGACTCTGGAGCATTTGGAGGAGGCTTGGCTTTAGGCCCTAATATGTTGGCTGTAGCAGCTGAACTGCAGAATATGGGCAGAGTGGGAAATCACGGTGCAGGGAATGCTCTTCAGGTGCCACTGATGGACCCATTGTATATGCAGTACTTGAGATCAAATGAGTATGCTGCTAGTCTTAATGACCCCACAATGGAAAGGGAAGGCATGGGTAATACGTATATGGATTTATTTGAACTCCAGAAAGCTTATCTTGGCACATTACTTTCCCCTCAGAAATCACAATTTGGTGTTCCTTATATTGGTAAGTCTGGGAGCATGAATCATGGTTATTATGGAAATCCAGCATTTGGTCTTGGGATGTCCTATCCTGGAAGCCCATTGGGTGGTCCCCTTCTTCCGAACTTGTCTGTTGCATCAGGTAGTCCTGTTAGGCACAGTGAACGCAATTTGCGCTTTTCTTCTGGAATGAGGAACTTGTCGGGAGGCCTTATGGGAGGTTGGCACTCAGAAGCTGGTGGAAACTTGGATGAAAGTTTTCCCTCCTCTTTGCTAGATGAATTCAAAAGCAATAAAACTAAATGTTTTGAACTCTCAGAAATTGCTGGCCATGTTGTTGAGTTCAG TGCTGATCAATATGGGAGTCGTTTTATTCAACAAAAGCTTGAAACTGCCACAACAGAAGAGAAGAACATGGTTTTCAATGAAATTATGCCCCAGGCCCTTTCTCTAATGACTGATGTGTTTGGTAATTATGTAATCCAAAAG TTTTTTGAGCATGGAACTGCATCCCAAATAAGAGAATTGGCTGACCAGCTCACTGGGCATGTGCTGACTCTTAGCCTTCAAATGTATGGCTGCCGAGTGATCCAGAAG GCTATAGAAGTTGTCGATCTGGACCAGCAGACTAAAATGGTTGCTGAACTAGATGGTCATATTATGCGCTGCGTACGTGATCAAAATGGGAATCATGTCATCCAGAAGTGTATTGAATGTGTGCCTGAAGATGCCATCCAGTTTATTGTTTCAACTTTTTATGATCAAGTTGTTACGCTGTCAACTCATCCATATGGCTGTCGTGTCATACAG AGAGTCTTGGAGCACTGTCATGACCCCAAAACGCAGCATATAATGATGGATGAGATTTTGCTGTCTGTTTGCATGTTAGCACAAGACCAGTATGGAAATTATGTCGTTCAG AACCCATTAGGTCAGGTTGATGATGGAAGTGGTTTTCTTCTCAGTAACTCTTTGGTCATTTGA